In Choloepus didactylus isolate mChoDid1 chromosome 18, mChoDid1.pri, whole genome shotgun sequence, a single genomic region encodes these proteins:
- the LOC119513826 gene encoding translation initiation factor IF-2-like, with translation MGAAPRPPVPRPRAAARPRGSRRHLEEPELQVPGARVRVAALRSGLRPGPGTPSPAEPGSAWRRRLSPPAPGSPRIFPSTLHASVHSFVHSFAHSFPPSRSGPAAEGTAASEARPPGCLLGETRPASAFLTWVRAGPGRTGTGARARLPEDEAEKAPGGVGDAERRPPRRGGKGAGRARGISGQGATSALSRLGAAGCGEQAQKFRGSRGPSARWAQVGLEAPSLRRIRHLPPLSIRGAARDRRAGRDTGAAGSGACAAPDLRLSPCPRKAMGEARHSRAR, from the exons ATGGGCGCGGCTCCCCGGCCCCCGG ttccccGGCCCCGCGCAGCGGCCCGCCCACGGGGCTCCCGACGGCACCTCGAGGAGCCGGAACTACAAGTCCCAGGGGCGCGCGTGCGAGTAGCCGCTCTGCGGTCTGGACTGCGGCCCGGGCCCGGGACCCCGTCCCCTGCCGAGCCCGGTTCCGCCTGGAGGCGCCGCCTGtcgcccccagccccaggcagccccAGGATCTTCCCCTCCACTCTGCACGCCTCcgttcattcattcgttcattcgtTCGCTCATTCGTTCCCGCCCTCACGCTCTGGCCCTGCGGCTGAGGGCACAGCGGCGAGCGAGGCCAGGCCCCCGGGCTGCCTCCTGGGGGAGACCAGACCGGCGTCCGCGTTCCTGACCTGGGTCCGGGCAGGGCCGGGGAGAACGGGGACCGGGGCGCGGGCACGACTCCCCGAGGACGAGGCCGAGAAGGCGCCAGGGGGAGTCGGGGATGCGGAGAGACGGCCGCCTCGCCGCGGAGGGAAAGGAGCCGGCAGAGCGCGCGGGATTTCAGGCCAGGGAGCCACGAGCGCCCTTTCCCGTCTGGGTGCTGCCGGGTGTGGGGAACAGGCTCAGAAGTTCAGAGGTTCGCGCGGTCCCTCAGCGCGCTGGGCCCAGGTGGGGCTGGAGGCCCCTTCTCTCCGCCGGATCCGGCACCTGCCTCCACTGAGCATCCGCGGAGCCGCTCGGGACCGCCGGGCAGGCCGAGACACAGGGGCCGCCGGCTCCGGAGCGTGTGCCGCTCCTGACCTGCGACTTTCACCCTGTCCCCGCAAGGCAATGGGTGAAGCCCGTCACTCCCGAGCTCGGTAA